The Bacteroidota bacterium genome contains a region encoding:
- the deoC gene encoding deoxyribose-phosphate aldolase: protein MENKEEKPISQYIEHTLLKADATKADIEKLCEEAIENDFAGVCVPPYYVKAASAALLEKKPKVITVVGFPLGYNLIAAKVEESRKAIEEGADEIDMVMNVAAFKSGDFSHVKDGIESVATFCRLKAKPLKVIIETGYLSKEEIVKACEICAEVEVDYVKTSTGYNGGATVEDIQLMRENLPAKIKLKASGGIRDRKFAEALIKAGADRLGTSAGIQIIKS from the coding sequence ATGGAGAATAAAGAAGAGAAACCTATATCACAATATATTGAGCATACGTTGCTTAAAGCTGATGCAACAAAAGCAGATATTGAAAAACTTTGTGAAGAAGCAATTGAAAATGATTTTGCTGGTGTTTGTGTTCCACCTTATTATGTAAAAGCGGCTAGTGCAGCGCTTCTTGAAAAGAAACCTAAAGTGATTACTGTTGTTGGTTTTCCCTTGGGTTATAATTTGATAGCCGCAAAAGTGGAGGAAAGCCGCAAGGCAATTGAAGAAGGAGCCGATGAAATTGATATGGTTATGAATGTAGCTGCTTTTAAAAGTGGTGATTTTAGTCATGTTAAAGATGGCATTGAGAGTGTCGCAACATTTTGTCGCCTTAAAGCAAAACCATTGAAAGTGATTATTGAAACTGGATACCTTAGTAAAGAAGAAATTGTTAAAGCTTGCGAAATATGTGCTGAGGTGGAAGTTGATTATGTTAAAACATCCACTGGGTACAACGGTGGTGCCACGGTAGAAGATATTCAATTAATGAGAGAGAATTTGCCTGCTAAAATAAAGCTAAAGGCTTCAGGCGGAATTCGGGATAGAAAATTTGCTGAGGCATTAATAAAGGCTGGTGCTGATCGATTAGGAACATCTGCAGGTATTCAAATCATTAAATCTTAA
- a CDS encoding SPOR domain-containing protein, translating into MINRSLLLMLFILAAQFVSAQTDSFQGIKKGEVAIFRDVRLDTLVQRIYVENEDLPQINGYRIQIYSGSKRTIANQVKAAFMVEYREERAYLSYIQPYFKVRVGNFRSKAEAIKLYESLRENEKFKAVLIVVDKIDLPELLEYPLDEIKD; encoded by the coding sequence ATGATAAACCGTTCCCTTTTACTAATGTTATTTATTTTGGCAGCCCAATTTGTCTCTGCCCAAACTGATTCTTTTCAAGGCATTAAAAAAGGTGAAGTTGCTATTTTTCGTGATGTGAGGCTGGATACACTGGTTCAAAGAATTTATGTTGAAAATGAAGATTTGCCTCAAATCAATGGCTATCGCATTCAGATTTATTCCGGTTCGAAACGAACGATTGCCAATCAGGTTAAGGCTGCTTTTATGGTTGAGTATCGAGAGGAGAGAGCTTATTTAAGCTATATCCAACCCTATTTTAAAGTTAGAGTTGGGAATTTTCGATCAAAAGCAGAAGCAATTAAGCTTTATGAATCATTAAGAGAGAATGAAAAGTTTAAGGCAGTTTTAATTGTAGTAGATAAAATTGACCTGCCTGAATTATTAGAATATCCTTTAGATGAAATCAAAGATTAA
- a CDS encoding amidohydrolase → MKSKINQLANAFFPAVVQQRRYLHANPELSFDEVNTHAFIANELKKLNIPFEKVAGNGLLGFIEGKNRSNIIALRADMDALPIQEKNDFDFCSTNIGVMHACGHDMHMASLLGAAKILMQIKDELNGSVKLIFQPAEEKIPGGAKAMIEAGVLSNPDVDFIFGQHVLPELESGKIGLKAGPFMASSDEIYITIKGKGGHAAMPWKLIDPIKIASQLVLNLQQVSESLAPSNIPTVISIGRFIGDGANNVIPEEVKLDGTFRTFDEKWRKQAHDHIRRIATETAEAQGATVEVEIRNGYPSLFNNELLYEEVKKAAYDYLGVEQVEDLDLRMTAEDFAYFAKEKPAVFYRLGVFNKDMKNTSPLHSATFNPDEKALITAIGFMAYLAYFKLLHA, encoded by the coding sequence ATGAAATCAAAGATTAATCAACTTGCAAATGCATTTTTTCCTGCAGTTGTTCAACAGCGGAGATATTTACATGCAAATCCGGAGCTTTCTTTTGATGAAGTAAATACCCATGCTTTCATTGCCAATGAACTTAAGAAATTAAATATTCCATTTGAAAAGGTTGCAGGAAATGGTTTGCTTGGATTTATAGAAGGTAAAAATAGGTCGAACATTATAGCATTACGCGCTGACATGGATGCTCTTCCTATTCAAGAAAAAAATGATTTTGATTTTTGCTCAACCAATATCGGTGTTATGCATGCTTGTGGTCACGATATGCATATGGCCAGTTTATTAGGTGCTGCAAAAATATTAATGCAAATAAAGGATGAGTTGAACGGAAGTGTGAAGCTCATTTTTCAACCTGCAGAAGAAAAAATACCTGGTGGTGCAAAAGCCATGATAGAGGCAGGGGTGTTGAGCAATCCTGATGTAGATTTCATATTCGGACAACATGTTTTGCCAGAGCTTGAAAGTGGCAAAATCGGACTAAAAGCAGGGCCTTTTATGGCTTCCAGCGATGAAATTTATATAACAATTAAGGGGAAAGGTGGGCATGCTGCCATGCCTTGGAAACTTATCGATCCAATAAAAATTGCTTCTCAGTTAGTATTGAATCTTCAGCAAGTAAGTGAAAGTTTGGCTCCTTCGAATATTCCTACCGTTATATCAATTGGGCGTTTTATTGGTGATGGTGCAAACAATGTAATTCCTGAGGAAGTGAAACTAGATGGAACTTTCAGAACTTTTGATGAAAAATGGAGGAAGCAAGCACACGATCATATCAGACGTATTGCCACTGAGACTGCAGAAGCCCAGGGCGCTACGGTTGAAGTTGAAATTCGAAATGGCTATCCTTCATTATTCAATAATGAGCTTTTATATGAAGAGGTAAAAAAAGCAGCTTATGATTATTTGGGAGTTGAGCAGGTCGAAGATTTAGACCTCCGAATGACAGCCGAAGATTTTGCCTATTTTGCAAAAGAAAAACCAGCAGTTTTCTATCGATTAGGCGTATTCAATAAAGACATGAAGAACACATCTCCTCTTCATTCGGCCACTTTTAATCCAGATGAAAAAGCATTGATAACTGCTATAGGTTTCATGGCTTATTTAGCCTACTTCAAGTTATTGCATGCATAA
- a CDS encoding nucleoside phosphorylase codes for MKYIPESELILNDDRSVYHLNLKPEDIADTIILVGDKDRVPLISRFFDRIEIKKNKREFYTHTGFYKGKRISVVSTGIGPDNIDIVLNELDALVNVDLENRTLKEKLTSLNFIRIGTCGTLHAEIPVNSFIVSDYGLGFDNLLKFYQGKYTTDEKRIYDKLKAHLHQHESKISFYLYACSKELQKRFENDFYHGITITAPGFFGPQGRSVRAPLAYPGLNDCLAKFHYEDQKILNFEMETSAIYGLSKLLGHHAITVDLVLANRATGVASINYSDRMEELAVKVLDIAITL; via the coding sequence ATGAAGTATATTCCAGAATCAGAGCTTATTCTTAATGATGACAGAAGTGTTTATCATTTAAATCTCAAGCCTGAAGATATTGCTGATACCATTATTTTAGTTGGAGATAAAGACAGGGTTCCGCTTATTAGCCGGTTTTTTGATCGTATAGAAATCAAAAAAAATAAGCGTGAGTTCTACACACATACAGGTTTTTACAAAGGCAAAAGAATAAGCGTAGTTTCTACAGGAATTGGACCCGATAACATTGACATTGTACTGAACGAATTAGATGCTCTTGTTAATGTAGATTTGGAAAATCGGACACTTAAAGAAAAACTAACATCACTGAATTTTATTCGAATTGGCACTTGCGGAACATTGCATGCCGAAATTCCAGTTAACTCATTTATAGTATCTGATTATGGTTTAGGATTTGATAATTTGCTGAAGTTTTACCAAGGAAAATATACGACTGATGAAAAACGTATTTATGATAAATTGAAGGCACATTTACATCAGCATGAAAGCAAAATCTCTTTTTACCTATATGCATGCTCTAAGGAACTTCAAAAACGTTTTGAGAACGACTTTTACCATGGCATAACCATTACAGCTCCTGGGTTTTTCGGCCCGCAGGGACGAAGCGTGCGTGCCCCATTAGCCTATCCTGGCTTAAACGATTGTTTGGCAAAATTCCATTATGAGGATCAAAAAATTCTGAATTTTGAAATGGAAACCTCAGCTATTTATGGTTTGTCGAAACTATTGGGGCATCATGCCATTACAGTTGACTTGGTTTTGGCAAATCGAGCAACAGGTGTTGCTTCCATAAATTATTCTGATAGGATGGAAGAGTTGGCTGTTAAAGTGTTAGATATTGCTATTACACTTTAG
- a CDS encoding sigma-70 family RNA polymerase sigma factor — protein MRKAIISDEMLIQNYLNGDENCLRQIINRHQSKLFSYILFLIKDRALAEDVFQDTFVKVINTLKSGKYKEEGKFYQWVVRIARNLVIDHFRKVKKMPLITDSSGNDLMASLKIVQYNREDEIIHDETISVLKKLIQSLPKEQKEVLILRHYADLSFKEISDLTNVSINTSLGRMRYALLNLRKMLVKHNINI, from the coding sequence ATGCGTAAAGCCATTATTAGTGACGAAATGCTCATTCAAAACTATTTGAATGGAGATGAGAATTGTTTAAGACAAATTATTAATCGTCACCAGAGCAAATTATTTTCCTACATTTTATTTCTTATCAAGGATCGTGCATTGGCGGAAGATGTTTTTCAAGACACCTTTGTTAAAGTGATTAATACCCTGAAAAGCGGGAAATACAAAGAAGAAGGCAAGTTTTACCAATGGGTTGTGCGCATTGCCAGAAACTTGGTTATTGATCATTTTAGGAAGGTCAAGAAAATGCCACTGATTACTGATAGCAGTGGAAACGATTTGATGGCATCTTTAAAAATTGTTCAGTATAATCGTGAAGATGAGATCATTCATGACGAAACAATAAGCGTTTTGAAAAAGCTTATTCAAAGTCTGCCAAAAGAACAAAAGGAAGTTTTGATTTTACGACATTATGCTGATTTGAGTTTCAAGGAAATATCCGATTTAACCAATGTAAGCATCAATACTTCATTGGGAAGAATGCGTTACGCATTGCTGAATCTGAGGAAAATGTTGGTTAAACACAATATCAATATATAG
- the uvrA gene encoding excinuclease ABC subunit UvrA, with protein MPQKIVETYKNTRDLEGLSHKSYLLLKNGHQNNLKNIDLAIPHGKLVVVTGVSGSGKSSLAFETLYEEGRRRYVESLSAYIRQFLGKIRKPLIDYIKGLPPAIAIEQKRSTSNSRSTVGTVTEMFHYLKLLYARLGKTYSPVSGKEVKRQRVDDIVDFLVKQKKDSQIRILAELKLKEDRLWPEELGILLQKGFSRIVISSEDYDIEDILSSLEEKTIKPDLLDALESNAFILIDRLILDISDKDINLRVSDSVQTALHEGHGRCLVQLNGSEKYSFSNQFEADGIIFEEPTPDLFSYNSPYGACDECGGFGEILGIDENKVILNKQLSLYDGAVICWEGEKMSKWKKDFIRSADKVNFPIFKPYQELTEKEKDLLWDGFDETEGIYDFFNYLESNTYKVHYRIFLSRFKGRTRCKSCKGTRLRKEATYVKIGGKHIGELLQLPVSDLKEFFDQFSKENLKNPIAERLLREINLRLNMMVNVGLGYLSLNRTSRSLSGGETQRIQLIYSLGSNLTGSLYILDEPSIGLHPKDTAQLIQVLIGLRDLGNTVVVVEHDEDIIRAADEIIDLGPHAGRFGGNIIFQGNHEKIKKEGSGITAQYLNGELKIPIRKKITDFEHFIEITGASQYNLKNIDVKIPLQAISVVTGVSGSGKTTLVKEVLFESLKNIGESLKPDAVNCKEISGRFDKIRNIEFVSQDSIDRSRRSNAITYLKIFDHIRELMSSQQLSKINGYTPAYFSFNVDGGRCEECKGDGKIVVEMQFVADMNLICEECKGKRYKDDILDVMYNGKNISDILNMTISEGMEFFADQKAIISGLEPLVQVGLDYLQLGQPTSTLSGGEAQRLKLASFLAKGLKKADPSLFIFDEPTTGLHWHDINKLLNSFNALLDIGHTILIIEHNLEIIKNADYLIDLGKEGGEEGGYLVYQGPPEKLIGNKDSYTAKYLKSKLN; from the coding sequence ATGCCGCAAAAAATAGTTGAAACATATAAGAATACCAGAGATTTAGAAGGTTTAAGTCATAAATCCTATTTATTACTTAAGAATGGTCATCAAAATAATCTCAAGAATATTGATTTGGCAATACCCCACGGAAAATTGGTTGTTGTTACAGGAGTATCTGGTTCCGGAAAATCATCTTTAGCATTTGAAACATTATACGAAGAGGGTCGAAGAAGGTATGTCGAAAGTTTGTCGGCCTACATTCGTCAGTTTTTGGGAAAAATAAGAAAACCTTTAATAGACTATATTAAGGGATTGCCCCCAGCTATTGCCATTGAACAAAAAAGATCTACATCGAATTCTCGATCGACTGTAGGTACTGTAACTGAGATGTTTCACTATCTCAAATTGCTTTATGCCCGTTTGGGGAAAACCTATTCTCCTGTTTCTGGAAAAGAGGTAAAACGGCAACGTGTTGATGACATTGTTGATTTTCTGGTTAAGCAGAAAAAGGATTCTCAAATACGTATTTTAGCGGAATTGAAATTAAAAGAAGATAGACTTTGGCCGGAAGAGCTTGGTATTCTTCTTCAAAAAGGATTCTCAAGAATAGTAATTTCCAGTGAAGATTATGATATTGAAGATATATTATCCAGCTTGGAGGAAAAAACAATCAAGCCAGATTTATTAGATGCATTAGAATCAAATGCTTTTATTTTAATTGATCGTTTGATTTTAGATATTAGCGACAAGGATATTAATTTACGAGTTTCTGATTCAGTTCAAACGGCTTTGCACGAAGGGCACGGACGATGTTTGGTGCAACTGAATGGAAGTGAAAAATACAGTTTCTCCAATCAGTTTGAAGCAGATGGAATCATATTCGAAGAACCAACTCCTGATCTTTTTTCATATAATAGCCCTTACGGTGCTTGTGATGAATGTGGAGGATTTGGCGAAATACTTGGCATTGATGAGAACAAAGTAATTCTGAACAAGCAGCTTTCATTATATGATGGAGCAGTTATTTGTTGGGAAGGTGAGAAAATGAGTAAATGGAAAAAAGACTTTATTCGCTCTGCAGATAAAGTGAATTTTCCAATATTTAAACCTTATCAGGAGTTAACCGAAAAGGAAAAAGACCTTTTATGGGATGGGTTTGATGAAACGGAAGGTATTTATGATTTTTTCAACTACCTCGAAAGCAATACCTACAAAGTTCATTACCGAATTTTCTTATCACGTTTTAAAGGAAGAACACGTTGTAAATCCTGTAAAGGTACGCGCCTCCGAAAAGAAGCTACCTATGTAAAAATTGGAGGGAAACACATCGGAGAATTGTTGCAATTACCCGTTAGCGATTTAAAGGAATTCTTTGATCAGTTTTCCAAGGAAAATCTTAAAAATCCTATTGCTGAGCGATTACTACGTGAGATTAATTTGCGTTTGAACATGATGGTCAATGTGGGTTTAGGTTATTTGTCGCTGAATCGCACATCTCGCTCTTTGAGTGGAGGAGAAACACAACGAATACAATTGATTTATTCTTTAGGTAGTAATTTAACGGGAAGTTTATACATTTTAGATGAGCCAAGTATTGGTTTGCATCCTAAAGATACAGCCCAGTTAATTCAAGTATTAATTGGCCTGAGAGATTTGGGAAATACAGTTGTTGTGGTTGAGCATGATGAAGATATTATTCGGGCTGCTGACGAAATAATTGATTTAGGGCCACATGCTGGAAGGTTTGGTGGTAATATTATTTTTCAGGGAAATCATGAAAAAATAAAAAAGGAAGGTAGCGGTATAACAGCTCAATACCTAAATGGGGAATTGAAAATTCCAATAAGAAAGAAAATCACAGACTTTGAACATTTTATAGAAATAACAGGCGCATCTCAATACAATCTAAAAAATATTGATGTAAAAATCCCTTTGCAAGCCATAAGTGTGGTGACCGGAGTTTCTGGTTCAGGAAAAACAACATTGGTCAAGGAGGTTTTGTTTGAAAGCCTAAAGAATATTGGAGAATCATTAAAACCCGATGCTGTTAATTGTAAAGAAATTAGTGGACGCTTTGATAAAATAAGAAATATTGAATTTGTATCTCAGGATAGTATTGACAGATCGCGTAGATCTAATGCAATCACTTATTTAAAGATTTTTGATCATATCAGGGAGTTGATGTCTTCGCAGCAACTTTCAAAAATAAACGGCTACACACCTGCTTATTTTTCTTTCAATGTAGATGGTGGAAGATGCGAGGAGTGTAAGGGTGATGGGAAAATAGTTGTTGAAATGCAATTTGTGGCTGATATGAACCTGATTTGTGAAGAGTGTAAAGGCAAACGCTATAAGGACGATATTTTAGATGTCATGTATAATGGTAAAAATATCAGCGATATACTTAATATGACTATCAGTGAGGGAATGGAGTTTTTTGCTGATCAAAAAGCCATTATCAGTGGGCTCGAACCTTTAGTGCAGGTTGGATTGGATTATCTTCAACTTGGGCAACCCACTTCCACATTAAGTGGTGGTGAGGCACAACGATTAAAACTGGCCAGTTTTCTGGCTAAAGGATTGAAAAAAGCTGATCCTTCATTGTTTATTTTCGATGAACCAACTACTGGATTGCACTGGCACGACATCAATAAATTGCTGAATTCTTTCAATGCTCTTTTAGACATTGGTCATACTATATTAATAATAGAGCACAATCTGGAAATTATTAAGAATGCCGACTATCTCATTGATCTAGGCAAGGAAGGTGGAGAAGAAGGTGGCTATTTGGTTTATCAAGGACCTCCTGAAAAATTGATTGGAAATAAAGATTCATATACAGCCAAATACCTGAAAAGCAAACTAAATTAG
- a CDS encoding 2,3,4,5-tetrahydropyridine-2,6-dicarboxylate N-succinyltransferase, producing the protein MNISDLKKSIEASWENRSLLNNEKSKEDILSVIELLDKGKLRVAEPNADGWIVNEWIKKAVILYFPISKMSSSHAGPMEFHDKIPLKSNYAELGIRVVPHAVARYGAYISAGVILMPSYVNIGAFVDEGSMIDTWATVGSCAQIGKNVHLSGGVGIGGVLEPVQAAPVIIEDGCFIGSRSIVVEGVHIEKEAVLGANVVITKSTKIIDVSGDKPIELKGRIPARSVVIPGSYPKKFPAGEYQVQCALIIGKRKASTDLKTSLNDALREFGVAV; encoded by the coding sequence TGAAAAAAGCAAAGAAGATATTCTCTCAGTTATCGAACTATTGGATAAAGGTAAACTGCGTGTGGCAGAACCCAATGCAGACGGTTGGATCGTAAATGAGTGGATCAAAAAAGCTGTTATTCTCTACTTCCCAATTTCAAAAATGTCATCTTCACATGCCGGCCCAATGGAATTCCATGATAAAATTCCATTAAAATCGAATTATGCTGAATTAGGAATACGGGTGGTGCCTCATGCTGTTGCTCGATATGGTGCCTATATTTCAGCAGGTGTAATACTTATGCCATCTTATGTGAATATTGGTGCTTTTGTTGACGAAGGTAGCATGATAGATACCTGGGCCACTGTTGGTTCTTGTGCTCAAATAGGAAAGAATGTTCATCTCAGTGGAGGTGTTGGAATTGGTGGTGTTTTGGAACCTGTTCAAGCAGCTCCGGTTATTATTGAAGATGGCTGCTTTATTGGTTCGCGAAGCATAGTTGTAGAAGGAGTTCATATTGAAAAAGAAGCAGTGCTTGGAGCCAATGTTGTTATTACAAAATCGACAAAAATTATTGATGTAAGTGGAGATAAACCTATTGAGTTGAAAGGTAGAATTCCTGCCAGATCAGTAGTTATCCCAGGCTCTTATCCCAAAAAATTTCCTGCAGGAGAATATCAGGTGCAATGTGCTTTGATCATCGGCAAACGAAAAGCCTCAACTGATTTAAAAACTTCTTTGAATGATGCATTGAGGGAGTTTGGGGTGGCTGTATAA